Within the Echinicola sp. 20G genome, the region TTGGTAGCTATGCGATATAGCCAAGTAAATAAGCTTGATTCGGCCTTAAATTTATCGATGTTTCTAAATGCCTTCACAAAGGTGTTTTGTGTAATATCATTGGCATCTTCATGGATAATGACCATTTTTCTAATGACCCCATAGATTCGCTTCTGGTATTGCTCAACCAACAAGCGGAACCCCCTCTCTCTCGTTTCAGGTGCTTTAACTAATGATAAAATGGTACAGTCATCCAAAAGGTTCATGGTTAGCTTAGACCGTTAATCTAACGATAAGTTTAATGAGGTAGTAAAAATTCATGACTGAAATACATTAATAGTTTACTTTTAATAAATATAAAGTTTTCTTAATATGAAAAAAGTTTACTAATAGTAAAATTTTATTCATCTTTGTGGTATCAATATTTACAAATGTGAATAATTTAAATGGTCCGGGAATTTAGCTTTTTATATAATGATATCACAAAAAAGTAGAATAAGGGTCAACAAAAAGTGCATTTGAAACATAACTAACCATGAAAAATAACTTTGATCTTGTCGTAATAGGTGGGGGTGTTTTGGGAGCCTTTCATGCTTTTCATGCTCTAAACCTTGGACTTAAGGTAGCTTTGGTTGAAAAAGACAAGGCACCGCAGAGTGCTACTACCAGAAATTTTGGACAAGTAGTTCCTTCTGGGATGAATTCCAAATGGCAGGCATATGGCCGGGAAAGTTTGAAGATTTACAAAGAAATTCAGGCTAAATTTGATATTTCCATTCGCAATAATGGCTCTGTTTACTTGGCTTCAAATGAGGAGGAAGTGCAGTTAATTGAAGAACTCCATGATATAAACAAGGGGAATGACTACTCATCCTCTATGTTGAGCAAGAAGGAATGTTTGGAGAAATATCCAGGCCTAAGAAGTGATTATGTGAAGGCTGGATTGTTCTTTCCTGATGAAGTGACTGTTGAGCCAAGAGTTATGATCCATCGACTTTTAGAGTTTTTGGAAAGGGAAAAGGGTTTGGAGATTTTTATAAACCAGACTGTGGTCAATTGTGAAAAGGCAGGAGAAAAGATTCAGGTTCACATGGCAGTAGGGAGTAGGCTAGAGGCTTCAAAGGTGGTGATATGTAATGGTAAGGACTTTAAGCTGTTGTATCCTGAGATTTTTGCCCAAAGTGATCTTGAAGTTTCAAAACTTCAGATGTTGCAGACCAAGCCGCAGGAGAATTATCAGTTACTTGGTTCTGTATTGACAGGTTTATCTATCAGACGTTATGAAGCGTTTTATGAGTGTCCATCTTTTGCTGAAATTAAAAAGAAAGAGGCTGTAGATAGTTTAGAAAAGAAATGGGGAGTACACATTCTTTTCAAACAGGCTATGGATGGGTCGGTTATTCTTGGAGATTCCCATCAGTATGCGGACGCCAGCGATATTGACGATCTGGGCTATGGATTAGATATGGATATTGATGGTTTTATGATCCAAGAAGCTAAGAAAATTATTGATTTACCTACTTATGAAATCGCCCACCGATGGTATGGAATGTATGCTCAGTGTAAAAATCAGGATATTTTTCAAAAGACCATAGATGAAAATATCCATATCATAACGGGAATTGGAGGCAAAGGCATGACCGGTAGTGCTGGTTTTGCTCATGAAAATGTAAAGCAAATATTTAACAAATAAGGAGTTATGGAAAAAATAGAATTGGTGGTGTTTGATATGGCAGGTACTACTGTCGATGAAGACAATATAGTTTACAAAACAGTTAGGCAAGTAATTAACGATCAAGGGTACAATGTAAGTCTTGAAGAGGTGTTGGAGTTTGGTGCAGGTAAAGAAAAGCATCAAGCTATAATAGATGTTTTGACAGCTTGCACTGATGAACAAAATGTACAAGCAACTGCAGATAAGGCTTTCGCCAATTTTAAACCAAGCCTTATCAAGGCCTATGAAGAATTGGATGTAAAGACCTTTAGTGGTGTGAAAGAACTGATGGAGTCCTTACGGTCAAATCAAGTTTTTGTCGTACTAAACACAGGCTATGATAGAAAGACTGCCTCGGGATTAT harbors:
- a CDS encoding TIGR03364 family FAD-dependent oxidoreductase, coding for MKNNFDLVVIGGGVLGAFHAFHALNLGLKVALVEKDKAPQSATTRNFGQVVPSGMNSKWQAYGRESLKIYKEIQAKFDISIRNNGSVYLASNEEEVQLIEELHDINKGNDYSSSMLSKKECLEKYPGLRSDYVKAGLFFPDEVTVEPRVMIHRLLEFLEREKGLEIFINQTVVNCEKAGEKIQVHMAVGSRLEASKVVICNGKDFKLLYPEIFAQSDLEVSKLQMLQTKPQENYQLLGSVLTGLSIRRYEAFYECPSFAEIKKKEAVDSLEKKWGVHILFKQAMDGSVILGDSHQYADASDIDDLGYGLDMDIDGFMIQEAKKIIDLPTYEIAHRWYGMYAQCKNQDIFQKTIDENIHIITGIGGKGMTGSAGFAHENVKQIFNK
- a CDS encoding phosphonatase-like hydrolase; its protein translation is MEKIELVVFDMAGTTVDEDNIVYKTVRQVINDQGYNVSLEEVLEFGAGKEKHQAIIDVLTACTDEQNVQATADKAFANFKPSLIKAYEELDVKTFSGVKELMESLRSNQVFVVLNTGYDRKTASGLLAKLGWEIGKDIDGLVTADDVVNGRPQPDMILKAMEIVGVKDPHRVLKAGDSTIDIEEGKNANCGLTIGVLSGAQTENQLKTASPDHILNSVAELESILL